The nucleotide window CCAGCGAAATGAGGGTGCCGGTCACTGCGACACCCGCCATGTGGCATAGATCGAAATCGGCGTCATCACGGCCATGGTCAGCACCAACGGCACACGCAGCACGGCAATGGCGATGAAGCACGCGAGCGCCACTGCGCCGAGCACCATCGATTTGCGCAGCGGCCACGACACCTTCCAGGCCATCTGAATCAACAGGCCGGCCGCCGCCGCCGCGAGCCCGGCAAACAGATGCTTGACGTGCGGATCGTTCTGAAAGTGCTGGTAGATCATGCCGAGCAGGATCACCACGGCCGACGGTGCCGCGATGAGCCCCAGGATCGACGCGAGCGCGCCGCGCCAGCCGTGAAAGCGCATGCCCAGCGCGACGGACAGGTTGATGATGTTGCCGCCGGGCAGAAACTGGCAGAGCCCGAGCAGATCGGTGAACTCGGCAGGCGTGAGCCATCGGTGCTTCTCGACGACCATGCGCCGCGCGAGCGGCAACGCACCGCCGAATGCGGTCATTCCAAGGCCGAGAAAGCCGAGGAACAGCGCGCGGACGCTCGGCGCGGGGCGGGTGTCGCCCGGCATCGCGACGGACGTTGTCGACGGCGTGGAAGCGGGGGGGCAAGAGGCCGCCGGGACACGCGTCGTGGAACCGACGTCGGCAGCGGAGGGAGGAGGGGCCGGAATACACATGGCGGGTTCATTCTGAAAACGTGACTGCTTTGGGGGCCGCCCGGCCCTGGGCGCCATCGAGACAGCGATGCATGGGCCGCGCGGGACCCCTTGAGCGTAGGCGGATTCCGCTATATTGTCCAATATATGGAAGTGACTTGAATCATATCGAATCAATATGGCAAACATCGACGTACGCCTGTTGCGCTACTTCATTGCGGTAGCCGAAACCGGGCACATGACGCGGGCGGCCGAGCGGCTGGGCATCGGCCAGCCGCCGCTTTCGCAGCAGATCCGGGTGCTCGAGACGCAATTGGGCGTCACGCTGTTCGAGCGGCTGCCGCGCGGGATGGCGCTGACCGACGCCGGACAGGCCTTTCTTGCCGACGCGTACGAAGTCGTGCGCAAACTCGACCAGGCGGTCGACGACGTACGTCGCGTGGCGGCGGGGGTGAAGGGGCGGCTCTCGGTGGGCTTCACGAGTTCGGCGGCGTTGCATCCGTTCGTGCCGACGGTGATCCGGGCGTTCCGCGCCGACGCGCCGTCCGTTTCCCTGATGCTCGACGAAGCGAGCACGAGCGAGCTGCTCGACAGCCTGCGCGACGGCCAGCTCGACGTGGCCTTCATTCGTCAGCCGCAGGGCGATACGGGGCAGATCACGTTTGTGCCGGTACTCGAAGAGCCGATGGTGCTCGCCGCACCGTCGGCGCATCCGTTGGCCCTCACGGGGCGTGCGGGCAAGGCGGTGGTCCCGATGACCGCCATCGCTGCCGAGAAGCTGATTCTTTACCGGCGACGCACGGGGCAGGGGTTGTACGACGCGATCATCGCCGCATGCCACGGCGCGGGCTTCAGCCCGAACATCGAACAGGAGGCGCCGCGTTTGCTCACCACGCTCTCACTCGTGGCGGCAGGGCTCGGTGTGTCGGTGGTGCCCGCATCGCTCATGCGCATGCAGGTGGAGGGCATCGTGTACCGTCCGCTCGCGCCGCCGCCGCGCGCGCCCCTGTACTGCGCCTATCGCGAGGGCGTGCTGGCCGGCCCCACGGCGCGGCTGCTCGATCATGTCCACGTCGCGGCGCGCTCGGTCGCGCCGGAATAGGGCAGGCGGGGTCGACCGGGAGCGGCGGCCCGTCAGGCGGACGTGCCGCCCTTTTGCGCGAGCAACGTTTCGATGTGGCCGTGCAGGCCGATGTCGCTCCATTCGAGTTCGCCCATGCGCCAGAAGCGCGCATTGCCGGCGCGGTCGATGAGATACGTCGCCGGCAGTCCGATCGGACCGAAGCGCTTGTAGACGGCGCCGTCGATGTCGAGCAGCACGGTGCCGTCGATGGGGACTTTGTCGACGAACGGCTTCACGGTGGCCGGCGGTTCCTTGTAGTTGACGGCGACGAGCATCAGTCCGCGCTCGCGATACTGCCGCGCCACCGCTCCCATGGCCGGGATTTCCTCGCGACACGGCGCACACCACGTCGCCCAGAAGTTGAGGATGACCACTCGCCCGCGCCATGCCGACGAGGCATGCGTGGTGCCGTCGAGGGCCGGCAGCGAAAACGCCGGTGTGGCGCCGCGCCATGCCGAGAGCGTGCCGCCGGAGGTGCCGGCCAGCACGCTGTCGTCGACTTGCGCCGTGCCCTTGGACGGTCCTGCCGCCATGGTCGGCGCGCTCATGCCGCCGATCGCGCCGACGGCTCCGGCGGCGCCAATGGCGCCCATCGTGTGAAGGAAATGTCGGCGCTGCATGGCAAGGCGCTCCTCGGGACGTGATGTCGCGCCGCACGTTGCGCGGCGCGATCATTCTGGTGGCCGGTCGGTCGGCAGATCGACCGTTCGGCGTGAACGAAAGGCAAACGCCGCGGGTCAGGCGGTCAGCTCGCGCGCGCTCATGCGATAGCGGAACGTGTCCGGGTCAAGACTGTCGAGCCGGGCATTCGCCACTTCGCCGTTCGGATACATGAGGAACGGCACGGGCTCGCGGTTCGCTCGCGTGGCGCCCGGCAGCGCGATGTCCGCGCCGTGATTGAATGCGACCCAGTTCATTTCCCACTGACCAAAGAGCATGGCGCGGGCAGCGCGTACGCGCAGGTCGTCGAGCGGCAGGCCGCCCGGCACTTCCTCGAGCACGACCTTGCGCACGTCAGCCGGGTCCACTGGCACCCAGCCATAGCCGGCGGCATGGAATTCGGCGCGGCAATGCTGGGCCCGCGTCACGTCGCCGGCCTTGCCCAGGCTGTTGAAACCATGCTGCGAGGCGGCGACCCGCACGCCGTAGGCGTCGCGCGCCGGAATGCCCACCGAGCGCGCCAGCGCGGTGAACAACGCGTTGATGTCGGCGCATTTGCCCGCGAGATTGCCGGTGGTAAGCATGTAGCGCACGTCGCCCGTGCCGCAGCCGCGCACCGATCCTTCACGCCGACAGTTGTCCACGATCCACTCGTAGATGGCGCGCGCTTTCTCCACGTCGCCCTGTTGGCCGCGCGTGATTTTCTCGGCGGTCTCGCGCACGAGCCCATCCGTCGGCTGGAGCGTCGTGGGCTGCAGATACTGGCGCAGCACGGCCGGCGCTTCCTTCGGGGCATCGGCCGACGGCGGCTGCGACAAATCGACGCGCCTGTCGCGTGTGGCGAAGGTGTTGACCAGCGTGACGGTACGGGCCTGCGTCGCATCCGGCCAGGCGACCGCGAGCATCGGCACCCCCACGCCTGCCGCACCGCGCACCATGCGAAGTTCCGCCTTCGCGCCGGGCGCCTCCCAGCGGGTGCCGAGTGCCTGCTGGTAGCCGCCGCCGGGCGAAGTCGCCACGGGCAGCCAGACTCGCGCGGGGCCGCCGCCCGCGGCGGCGGCGGGCAGATCGACCTGCGTCGTCAGCTCGAACGTGCGCCAGCCGTCGGCGGCGTCGTGCGGCGAGGCGGCGCGCGGCGACGCGTGTGCCTGGACGGGCAGCAGCGAGCTGGTGAGAAGGGAGGCGGGCAGGGCGCAGGCGCCCAGAGAGAGAAAGCGGCGGCGTTGCATGGAGAGGTCCCCTAGGGTTCAGCGCTCACGGCGCATGTGAGAGGGTGCTACAAGGGCAAAGCTGCTCCATAATACGTCGAGTTTCGATAAACGAACACCAACCACCATGACCGCAATCGATGCAACCCAAGCGGGCGCCACGCCGGCCGCTCCGCGCCTGACTTCGCTTTCGCACGGCGGCGGCTGCGGCTGCAAGATCGCGCCGGGCGTGCTGTCCGAACTCCTGGCCCGCAACGATACGCCGCTGCCCGCGCCTGCCGCGCTGCTCGTCGGCACGGAAACGTCGGACGATGCCGCGGTCTATCAGCTCAACGACGAGCAGGCCATCATCGCCACGACCGACTTCTTCATGCCGATCGTCGACGATCCGTACGACTTCGGCCGCATTGCCGCGACCAACGCGCTGTCCGACATCTACGCCATGGGCGGCAAGCCGATCTTTGCGCTGGCCATCGTCGGCATGCCGATCAACGTGCTGCCGCGCGAGACGATTCGCGACATTCTGCGCGGCGGCGAATCGATTTGCGCCGAAGCGGGCATTCCGATTGCCGGGGGACACAGCATCGACTCGGTGGAGCCGATCTACGGCCTGGCGGCACTCGGCGTGGTGCATCCGAAGCGCCTGAAGCGCAACGCCGACGCTCAGGCCGGCGACGTGCTGGTGCTCGGCAAGCCGTTGGGCGTCGGCGTCATGTCCGCCGCCCTGAAGAAGAACCAGCTCGACGACGCGGGCTATCGCCTCATGATCGATGCGACCACGCGCCTGAACCGCGTCGGACCGGCCCTCGCCGCGCTGCCGGGCGTGCATGCGCTCACCGACGTGACCGGCTTCGGCCTGCTCGGGCACACGCTCGAGATGTGCCGCGGCGCGAATCTGGCCGCGTATTTGCGCATGGCCGACGTGCCGCTGTTCGACGGTGTGCGCGAACTCGCGGACAAGGGATGCATCACCGGGGCTTCCGGGCGCAACTGGGCGTCTTACGGCGCATCGGTGGAACTGGGAGATCGGTTGACCACGCGCGATCGCGACCTGCTGTGCGATCCGCAAACGGCCGGCGGCCTGCTGGTGTCGTGCGCGCCCGGGGCTGTCGACGACGTGCTGGCCGTCTTCCGTGCCGATGGCTTTGCCGAGGCGGGCATCGTTGGGGCAATGCGCCCCGGCAAGCCGGGCGTACGCGTGATCTGATCCGTCACGGGACCGTGGGCGTTCCCCCGATCGGGAGGCGCCCGCGATGTCATGCGGCCTGCCGCTCGGCGTGCGCGCCGATGAACGCCACGATCGCCTCGCCCAGCGCCTGTGGCGCGTCGCGATGCGGCGAATGTCCGCAGGCGGGCAGCTTCACCACCCTGGCGTGCGGCACGTTGGCCGCAATGCTGTCCATTTGCGCCATCGTGCCGTACTCGTCATCTTCACCCTGAATCGCCAGCAGCGGCTTCGTGATGCTCGCCACCGCTCCGACCAGGTTCCAGTCGCGAAACGCCGGGTTCAGCCAGATGTCGTTCCATCCCCAGAACGCGGAATCGACGTCGTCGTGATAGCGCGCGAGCTTTGCCCGCAGATCGCTCGTCTCGTACACGGTCTTCGTCCTGGCGATGCTGTCCACCGAGAGGTCCTCGACAAACAGATGCGGCGCGATGACCACGGCACCGGCGAGCCGGTCAGGGAAGGCCGCCGAGAACAACAGCGAGATCGAACCGCCGTCGCTGTGACCGACAAGCCAAACGCGCTCGGCCTGAGCCGCACCCACACCGACGGCGTCGAGAAACGCGGGCAGGACTTCGCGTGCCTGCCGGTGCATGAAGTCCACCGGCCATTTCTCGTCATGCGGGCGCGGTGTTGAGCGACCGTAACCGTTGCGCGAATACACGAGGCCGCGAAATCCCCCGGCCTCGCAGAGTTGCTGTGGCCAGTCCTTCCACATGGCCACGGAACCGAGCCCCTCGTGCAGGAACACGAGCAGGGGGGCCTGGCTGCGCTCGGGGTGAATCCAGCGGTACTCCAGCGAGAGCGGGCCGTGCGAGGCCGTCTCGATCTGCGCGAACTGTACGTCCGACATCGTTCTCTTTTCTCCTATAACAACTCGCGCAGCTTGAAGCGCTGCACCTTGCCGGTAGCCGTTTTCGGCAGGTCGTCGACAAACACCAGCTCGCGCGGATACTTGTGCGGTGCCAGACGCGACTTGACGAAGGCCTTGAGCTCGCTGGCCATCGCCTCGGTCGGCGCCATGCCCGGCTTGAGCACGACAAACGCCTGCGTCTTGGTCAGGCCGTTATCGTCGCGGCCGACGACCCCCGCCTCGAGCACCGCGTCGTGCTGCATGAGCACCATTTCCACTTCGATGGGCGACACGTATTGGCCGCTGACCTTGAGCATATCGTCACTGCGCCCGGCATAGACGTAATACCCATTGGGTAGACGTTGATACTTGTCGCCGCTCTTGAGCCAGTCGCCGAGGAACGTGGCGCGCGATTTCTCTCGATTGCACCAATACATCAGCGCCGCGCTCGGCCCGCGAATGTAGAGGTCGCCGATCTCGCCGTCCGGTACCGGGTGACCCTGTTCGTCCCGCAATTGCACTTCATAGCCCGGCACCGGCTCGCCGGTGGTGCCGTAGGCTACCTGGCCCGCACGATTCGACAGGAAGATGTGGAGCATCTCGGTCGAGCCGATGCCGTCGAGGATTTCGGCGCCGAAGTGCGCTGTGAACCGCTCGCCGATCTCGCGCGGCAGCGCTTCGCCGGCCGACGTGCACAGGCGCAACGCCACGTCGGCGCGCGCAGGCAGGTGCGGCGAGGCGAGCAGGTTGGCGTAGAGCGTGGGCACACCGTAGAAGATCGTCGGTCGATGGCGGCGAAGCCGCAGGGCCACGGCTTCAGCCGTCGGACGCTCAGCCATCAGGATCACGGTCGCCCCGACCGACAGCGGGAACGTCAGTCCGTTGCCCAGACCGTAGGCGAAGAAGAGCTTGGCCGCCGAGAAGGCAACGTCGTCTTCTCGAATGCCCAGCACGTTTCGACCATAGGTCTCGGCGGTCCAGTAAAGGTTGGCGTGCGTATGCACGGTGCCCTTGGGCTTGCCGGTCGAGCCGGACGAATACAGCCAGAAGGCGATGTCGTCGCCCGCGGTATCCGCCGGTACGGCGCTCGGCGGGCCGTCGACCAGGGCGTCGAAGGTCGGGAGCGCGGGGGCGGCACCGGCTTCGGCGGCGACCGGCTGGGAGACGATGCACGGCGGCACAGGGCCCGTCTGCGCCACTTTGTCGAGGGCGGCCTGCACCGTGGGCATGAGCACGCCGGACGCGATCACGAGTTGCGCCTTGCTGTGCGAGATCATGTACGCATAGTCGTCGGCGGTGAGCAGCGTATTGACGACCACGGGCACCACGCCCGCATACAACGCGCCG belongs to Pandoraea pnomenusa and includes:
- a CDS encoding transglutaminase-like domain-containing protein, coding for MQRRRFLSLGACALPASLLTSSLLPVQAHASPRAASPHDAADGWRTFELTTQVDLPAAAAGGGPARVWLPVATSPGGGYQQALGTRWEAPGAKAELRMVRGAAGVGVPMLAVAWPDATQARTVTLVNTFATRDRRVDLSQPPSADAPKEAPAVLRQYLQPTTLQPTDGLVRETAEKITRGQQGDVEKARAIYEWIVDNCRREGSVRGCGTGDVRYMLTTGNLAGKCADINALFTALARSVGIPARDAYGVRVAASQHGFNSLGKAGDVTRAQHCRAEFHAAGYGWVPVDPADVRKVVLEEVPGGLPLDDLRVRAARAMLFGQWEMNWVAFNHGADIALPGATRANREPVPFLMYPNGEVANARLDSLDPDTFRYRMSARELTA
- a CDS encoding TlpA family protein disulfide reductase translates to MQRRHFLHTMGAIGAAGAVGAIGGMSAPTMAAGPSKGTAQVDDSVLAGTSGGTLSAWRGATPAFSLPALDGTTHASSAWRGRVVILNFWATWCAPCREEIPAMGAVARQYRERGLMLVAVNYKEPPATVKPFVDKVPIDGTVLLDIDGAVYKRFGPIGLPATYLIDRAGNARFWRMGELEWSDIGLHGHIETLLAQKGGTSA
- the selD gene encoding selenide, water dikinase SelD, coding for MTAIDATQAGATPAAPRLTSLSHGGGCGCKIAPGVLSELLARNDTPLPAPAALLVGTETSDDAAVYQLNDEQAIIATTDFFMPIVDDPYDFGRIAATNALSDIYAMGGKPIFALAIVGMPINVLPRETIRDILRGGESICAEAGIPIAGGHSIDSVEPIYGLAALGVVHPKRLKRNADAQAGDVLVLGKPLGVGVMSAALKKNQLDDAGYRLMIDATTRLNRVGPALAALPGVHALTDVTGFGLLGHTLEMCRGANLAAYLRMADVPLFDGVRELADKGCITGASGRNWASYGASVELGDRLTTRDRDLLCDPQTAGGLLVSCAPGAVDDVLAVFRADGFAEAGIVGAMRPGKPGVRVI
- a CDS encoding alpha/beta fold hydrolase, producing the protein MSDVQFAQIETASHGPLSLEYRWIHPERSQAPLLVFLHEGLGSVAMWKDWPQQLCEAGGFRGLVYSRNGYGRSTPRPHDEKWPVDFMHRQAREVLPAFLDAVGVGAAQAERVWLVGHSDGGSISLLFSAAFPDRLAGAVVIAPHLFVEDLSVDSIARTKTVYETSDLRAKLARYHDDVDSAFWGWNDIWLNPAFRDWNLVGAVASITKPLLAIQGEDDEYGTMAQMDSIAANVPHARVVKLPACGHSPHRDAPQALGEAIVAFIGAHAERQAA
- a CDS encoding benzoate-CoA ligase family protein, with amino-acid sequence MEAVLTPPPANFNFAAHLEALNRERAAKTAYLDDTRALTYGELAEQSRRFATGLARAGVHREQRILLIMLDTVDLPVAFLGALYAGVVPVVVNTLLTADDYAYMISHSKAQLVIASGVLMPTVQAALDKVAQTGPVPPCIVSQPVAAEAGAAPALPTFDALVDGPPSAVPADTAGDDIAFWLYSSGSTGKPKGTVHTHANLYWTAETYGRNVLGIREDDVAFSAAKLFFAYGLGNGLTFPLSVGATVILMAERPTAEAVALRLRRHRPTIFYGVPTLYANLLASPHLPARADVALRLCTSAGEALPREIGERFTAHFGAEILDGIGSTEMLHIFLSNRAGQVAYGTTGEPVPGYEVQLRDEQGHPVPDGEIGDLYIRGPSAALMYWCNREKSRATFLGDWLKSGDKYQRLPNGYYVYAGRSDDMLKVSGQYVSPIEVEMVLMQHDAVLEAGVVGRDDNGLTKTQAFVVLKPGMAPTEAMASELKAFVKSRLAPHKYPRELVFVDDLPKTATGKVQRFKLRELL
- a CDS encoding LysR family transcriptional regulator, with protein sequence MANIDVRLLRYFIAVAETGHMTRAAERLGIGQPPLSQQIRVLETQLGVTLFERLPRGMALTDAGQAFLADAYEVVRKLDQAVDDVRRVAAGVKGRLSVGFTSSAALHPFVPTVIRAFRADAPSVSLMLDEASTSELLDSLRDGQLDVAFIRQPQGDTGQITFVPVLEEPMVLAAPSAHPLALTGRAGKAVVPMTAIAAEKLILYRRRTGQGLYDAIIAACHGAGFSPNIEQEAPRLLTTLSLVAAGLGVSVVPASLMRMQVEGIVYRPLAPPPRAPLYCAYREGVLAGPTARLLDHVHVAARSVAPE
- a CDS encoding chromate transporter encodes the protein MPGDTRPAPSVRALFLGFLGLGMTAFGGALPLARRMVVEKHRWLTPAEFTDLLGLCQFLPGGNIINLSVALGMRFHGWRGALASILGLIAAPSAVVILLGMIYQHFQNDPHVKHLFAGLAAAAAGLLIQMAWKVSWPLRKSMVLGAVALACFIAIAVLRVPLVLTMAVMTPISIYATWRVSQ